Sequence from the Abditibacteriaceae bacterium genome:
CTCGTGCAATCGACGGTTGTGCCAACGGCGCTTATTATCGCTCTGGCATTTTTGGCTGCCACAATTATCGTTTTGACGGGTCTGAGCCGCATCTACCTCGGCGTTCATTTTCCTTCCGATGTCCTGGGCGGATTTTTTATGGGAATTTTGTGGTGCGGCGCGTTTTACTTCGCGGTGCAACCCGTTGTCGCTGATGTTCTAAGGAGAATTTGATGGATTTGAAATCGCGTATTAAAGGTCTCATCGTTGAACGGTTGTTTTTGGAAGTCGCGCCCGAGCAAATTGGTGACGACGAGAATTTAATGGAAGCGCATGGCGTCGATTCGGTCGCGCTGTTTGAACTCGTCGTCGGATTAGAAGATGAATTCGGCATCGCCATGGAAGATGTCGATTTCAAAATCGATTCGTTTCAAACCGTCAATTCCATCGCCGCATTCGTCACAGAAAAGGGCGGCGCGTAATGAGTACGGTCGATTTCGACCGTACGTTAGAGCCGTTTTTCTTCGGCGAATTATTCGGCGTCTGGCGCGCGCCGAAAAATATCGCCCGCGTCTGGGTCGTTTGCCCGCCGTTTGCCGAAGAAGAAAAAAGCGCGCGGCGTACCCTCGTGACGTTGTGCGACGCACTCGCCGAACGCGGCGACGCGAGCCTCGTGTTTTCTTTGCGCGGAACTGGCGACAGCGGGGGCGATTTCCGAGAAGCGACCTTAACCAATTGGCAGAACGATGTGCGTGCCGCGTGCGATGAAGCGCGGCGGCGCGCGCCCGACGCAGAGCTTTGCCTTTGCGGTTTGCGTCTGGGGGCCGGTTTAGGTCAAAGCATCGTGGCAGAAGTGCAAGCGACGCGCTGCGTATGGATCGAGCCGGTCTTTGAGGGCCGCGCGGTGCTGCAAGAAATCAAACAAAAGAAGCGCCTGCGCGCAATGATGACCAAAAACGAAGGCGGCGGAGACGCTTTGCCCGACGACGACTTCGACGGTTGGCCGATTACCGAATCGCTGCGCGCCTCGCTCGAAGGCTTCCTGTCTGCGCCGAATCCAGAAATTTCTTCGCTCATTATTGGTGTCGGACCGCGCGCCGAGCTTTCCACTCCGCACGCACGCTGGGCCGAAGAAGCCAACGCGCAAAAGCTCGCGCTCAAAATGCCAGCGTTCTGGAACCGCCTCGACACGGTTTCGGCCCAGCCGCTTTTAGAAACAATTCCGCAATGGTAAACACCCTCGCACCGAAGCAGAACGAACAAGCTGTTGTCCTCCGCAATTCACGCGGGCAGCGGCTTGTCGCCGTCTGGCACGAAGCGGAAAAACCGCGCGCCGCGATTGTGATGCTTCATGGCTGGAGCGGCTATCGCACCGGGCCACATCAAATGCTGACGCGGGCGGCGCGAACTTTCGCGGCGCGCAGGAATGGCGTTTTGCGCTTCGACTTCGCTGGTCGCGGCGACAGCGAAGGCGACACCGATGAAACCACGCTCGCAACCATGGCCGACGACGTGCGCGCCGCTCTCGATTGGCTCGGGCAGCGCGACCACAAACGCGTAATTTTTCTCGGGCTGTGTTCGGGCTGCGAAGTCGCGCTGGCAGCGGCACAAAAAGACACAGCCGCGCTTGTTCTGTGGAGCGCGCCGGTTTTCGCTGCAGGGCAGGGCGATGAAACGGGACGCCGCAGCAAGCGCGCTGAAATGCTGCAAACCTACGCGCGCAAAGCGATGCGGCCCGAAACGTGGCGTAAGATTTTGACGGGTCGCGTCGATACGTCGGCAGTTGGACGCGCGGTTTCGGGCGGCGGAGGCGAAGCGGTACGCAACGTCGAAGACGGCAGCGCCGGACACTTGCCGCGCGGTTGGCGGCAAAGTGCCCTCGACCGCTTCGAGAAAATCGAGGCAGCGCGTTTGCTGGTATATGGAACCGCCGATGCTACAACCGAAGGCGCGCTGGCGTGGCAGCGCGCGCATGGTTCGCGTTTCACCAAAGCCAACACGCATGAGCATTTGGTCGAAGGTGCGAATCATTCGTTTTACGGATTAGCATGGGAGCAAGAAGTGTTCGATGTCACCGCGCGCTGGCTCGATGAACGCACGCTGTAGTACGTTCGAATTCGACTGTACCTTCGTGGTTTTTTCACAATCGTTTGTGGCATAACGAACGGGAAAC
This genomic interval carries:
- a CDS encoding alpha/beta fold hydrolase, which gives rise to MVNTLAPKQNEQAVVLRNSRGQRLVAVWHEAEKPRAAIVMLHGWSGYRTGPHQMLTRAARTFAARRNGVLRFDFAGRGDSEGDTDETTLATMADDVRAALDWLGQRDHKRVIFLGLCSGCEVALAAAQKDTAALVLWSAPVFAAGQGDETGRRSKRAEMLQTYARKAMRPETWRKILTGRVDTSAVGRAVSGGGGEAVRNVEDGSAGHLPRGWRQSALDRFEKIEAARLLVYGTADATTEGALAWQRAHGSRFTKANTHEHLVEGANHSFYGLAWEQEVFDVTARWLDERTL
- a CDS encoding acyl carrier protein; the protein is MDLKSRIKGLIVERLFLEVAPEQIGDDENLMEAHGVDSVALFELVVGLEDEFGIAMEDVDFKIDSFQTVNSIAAFVTEKGGA